TGCCCATTGTACAGGTGGAGAGGGTAGATAATGTTGGAAAATATGCCATAGCAAGGCTGCCAAATAATGCCACGGCCAAGCTTACCAGCAGTTATATTAGGAATATAGCTCCGGGTGATATTGTCCTTGTGCAGCGCAGTGCGATTGGCCCTTATGAGGGTATTAGGAATGTCGGGACATATGGATATCATAAAGCAACTGAAACTGAGAGAGAAGCGTTATTTGCGCCAGAACAGGTAATTGATATAATTTTGCACGACAATGTCACTCAGGACATGCTAGTAGTGGGGATGTTTAAGGATATAACAGAACTCATTCCGGATAGTGTTGCCAGTCATATGCATGTAGAGAAAGAAGGAACAATCATGGATAATTCCGGTGAACTGAAAAAAGTTTATGCTTTGCTAAAACCGCATGAGAAAGATGTGGAGACCATAAAGCAATTGACCATGCTTGGAAAAAGATATGTAAGTGCCCATTTCAGAAATATTTACAACTCCAGTCAATTTGTAAGCAGCATGATTGGATTTGTCAGGGGCCCAAGAAGGAGGGCGCTGGAACTGGGGGATAAAGTGCGGGCACTGATTGAGGCAACTCCGGAAAAACAGGCTTAGTGGCCAGTGTGATTATTTCTTGGATAAAATTTTTAAGCGATGCCGGCTAATGCTTGTTTATGGAAGAGCAAATAATCCTTGTCGACCAAAATGACAGGGAAATCGGCGCCGGGGAAAAAACCAGCGTGCACAAAAAAGGGCTGCTGCACCGCGCCTTCTCTATATTAATTTTGAATAAGAACGGGGAAATGCTTCTTCAGCAGAGGGCAAACATTAAATACCATTCAGGCGGCAAATGGAGCAATGTGTGCTGCGGGCATCCGCGGCCAAGCGAATCCATAGAAAAGGCCGCGGAGAGAAGGCTGATGGAAGAGATAGGCATTAAATGCGCGCTCAGGGAGCTTTTTACATTCATCTACAAGGTTGGGCTTGACAACGGCCTGACCGAGCACGAATTTCTCCATGTTTTCATCGGGGAATTCAATGGCGCCCCTGAGCCCAATCCCGATGAGGTGGATAATTGGGAATGGACCGGAGTTGATGAGCTTCAGCAGGGCATGAAGGTGCATCCTGGAAAATACACTTATTGGTTTAAGATTGCATTTGAAAAATATATGGGCAATTATGCGGATTATAAATAAGGGGCAATGGCAAAATGAGGGACAATAGCATCTTGTGCGCAGAAATTGTGTATATGGATATAGACGTCACAACAATAAGATTTATAAAGCCCTGCTAAATCCCAATTCCGACGCATTTATGCGTCCTTATACTGAAAGAGTGGGGAACATTGTTTAATGAGGAGGTAATATAAAATGGCCAAGAATAAGGAACATATTAACCTGGTTGTTATCGGGCATGTCGATCACGGCAAATCAACCACAGTTGGACGACTTTTGTATGATTCTGGAAATATTGACGAACAGTCTATGAGAAAGCTCAAGGACAAGGCTAAGGAACTTGGAAAAGTCGGATTCGAGTTCGCATTCATTATGGACAACCTGAAGGAAGAGCAGGAAAGGGGAGTCACAATTGACCTTTCACACAAGAAATTCGAGACTCCGAAGTATTATTTCACAATAATCGATGCGCCTGGCCACAGGGACTTTATCAAGAACATGATTACAGGGGCATCACAGGCAGACGCGGCAATTCTGATTGTTTCAGGCAATGC
This genomic stretch from Candidatus Woesearchaeota archaeon harbors:
- the idi gene encoding isopentenyl-diphosphate Delta-isomerase: MEEQIILVDQNDREIGAGEKTSVHKKGLLHRAFSILILNKNGEMLLQQRANIKYHSGGKWSNVCCGHPRPSESIEKAAERRLMEEIGIKCALRELFTFIYKVGLDNGLTEHEFLHVFIGEFNGAPEPNPDEVDNWEWTGVDELQQGMKVHPGKYTYWFKIAFEKYMGNYADYK